DNA sequence from the Candidatus Planktophila sulfonica genome:
ACTACGATTCAGCCCTTACCTACACTTCATATCTCGCAGTAGATGACTTACTGAAGTTACAGACGCCGCTTTCCGATGGTCCTGAGCATGATGAGATGCTCTTCATCATCATCCACCAGACCTACGAACTCTGGTTCAAGCAACTGATTCACGAGTTCCAACAAGCACAGCGCGCATTAGAAGATGGCAATACGCATTATGCCCTTTCAATTCTTGGACGCATTCGCACCATCATGAAAGTCTGTGTGGCACAGGTAGATATTCTCGAGACGATGACGCCACTGCAATTCAATGCTTTCCGGGGTTACTTGTCATCATCAAGTGGTTTTCAATCTTCGCAATTTAGAAAAGTTGAAGCGATTCTTGGTCGTCGCGATAGTCGCATGGCTGGCCACTTGCCGCCAGATATGCAGGCAGAGATTGCAGAAATTACTTCTCATAACTCCATTTGGGATTCTTTTTTGGATTACCTAACAAAACGTGGCTATTCGCTGCCAGCTGATGTAACTGGCCGCGATAAATCAATCGCCTACATTTCAAATCCAGCGGTACAAGATGTTCTGCTTACAGTTCACCAAAGTGATCCAGAGAGTGCGATGGTCTCTGAGCGCTTGGTAGATATTGATGAAGGTATTCAGGAATGGCGCTATCGCCACGTAAAGATGGTTGAGCGCACAATTGGCCACAAGATGGGCACGGGCGGATCAAGCGGTGTTGAGTATTTGGCGAGCACTCTCTTCAACCCAGTCTTTAGGGATCTCTGGGAGATTCGTTCGCGCTTCTAAGCAGGCAGTCCTTTTACGACAATCTCGTTAAGAGGCAGACGCTGACGTGGTGCGAGTTCGCGTTCAAGCAGTGGACCGCTTAACTTCTCGGGCGCATCTTGTGTGCCCACAGCAATAACTACAACGGGGATTAGCTCTGGTGCGATGGAAAGTTCTTCTTGCGCAATTGCCTTATCGAAGCCTGTCATCTGGTGAGCAATAAGTCCGCGATGGTGAGTTTCGACAACGAGTTGTGACACAGCCAAGCCACAATCGAATTGGTAATCAGCATGAATAGAGCCATCGTTCTTCGTTGTCTTGCCTGCGACCAGAATTAATGCGGAAGCGTTCTTAGCCCAGCTCTTATTGAAATCGCCAAGTGAAGTGAGAATCTGAGCAAATACTTCATCGCCGCGCTTGCCAACAAAGAAGCGCCAAGGCTGGCCATTAAATGCTGATGGCGCCCAGCGAGCAGCTTCGAGAATCGCAGTTAGGTCATCGTTATTGATTGTTGCCGATTCATCAAATGAACGAGGGCTGCGACGAGTCGCAATGATTTCGTGAACTGGGACTGAGGTCTCTGCTTTCATTCGCTGACCTTAAACCTTTACGCGTTAAGACGCACTTTGAAATTACTGCTTCTTAATATTAATTACTTCAATCTTCGTTCCATATGCTTCATCTGCGATCTCTTTGCGTCGCTTGATATATGCATCAGATGCGCCAGTTATGAGGTGCTCGAAGCGTTGATCACCCTTAATGAGTGGGTGCAGCTCTTTCGCTGTGTTCTGTGAACCCCAGATTGGATTTTCTTCCTTAATCTTCTGCACAACAAGATGAGGATGAAGGAATCTATAAATAAGACCCAATCGGCGTAAGCCGATCCAGGCAATATGGCGAAGTCCGCGATTGATATGTACTTGTAGCTGAAGTTGTTGGTATCGCAGCCATGAAGGGCGTACTGGTTCTTCTTGCATGGCTAAGTCGTAGAGAATCTTTGCAATTTCTGCGCCACCTGTTGGGTCTGGTAGTTCTGCGCACTTCTTGCTCAAACGTTCACGTGTTTCTGGCTCTTGTAATTTCTTAACTGTCGAAGTGATATCGCGAAGATCAGCTTGGTTGGCACGTAGCGCAAATCCCATGTCATGACACCACTGGGCGCGAGCTTCTTGATCATCTGTTCCGCGAATATTTGAGACAAATACAGTTGGTACAAGTGCAGGCAGAAGTTCATGCACTCCGTTATATCCGGTTGCACATACGCCAGCATCGAAGGCATGAAGCACTCGTGCAAGCGGGAAGTGGCGTACTACGCGAATATCAAGGCCTTCAGGCGCAAGGGATTTTCCATCTTTATCGAGAGGTTGCTTAGTCAGAATAACCTGGAGATCTTTCCAACCGATAAGACCTGAAAGCGCTGCTGTCATCTTTTCGTTGACATCGCTATCGCCAGTTCCGAGTTGAACAAGAACTGCTGGGCGGTCTAAATCAAGGCCAAGAACCTTGCGCGCTTCATCGCGTGAAAGCGCGGTCTGCTTTTGGTAGAGCGAGACAGAAGAAGTCAGGCGCGCATCTTTACGTGTTGCAGTTGGACCGAAATCGTAGGCACGGGCGTAATCGCCAGGTTCGACAATGTAATCCATCATCTGTGATTGCAGACCTAGAACAAAGCGCTGTGGTTTCTTCTGCCAGAGACCACGACGCACCCATACAAGTGCTAATTTTGAATGAGAAAACTTTGCAGCAATAACACCTGGGTATGGAACCACTCCATCAAATGTCATTACCTTTGCGCCGGTTTCATCAACGAGTGCAAGTAAGCGATCGCGAAGATAGACATCCCACTTATCACGAGTCATCCACATGCGATCGCGGCCAGGAATATATTCGCAACGAATTCCCATGTATTCAGGAATTTCTGCGATGCCACCGGCCATAGAAACGATAATTGGGTTTGCATGTTCCTTTAGTGCAAGAGCTATTGCACTAGCGCGCGCAAGATGTCCCATTCCCACACCATTACTGGTTGCGAGAATAATCGTTGGTTTTTCCATAAGGCTCAAAGGTTATCAATTTTTCATGCGTAAACCACGCGGGAATATCGCTATTAGTTGCAAACTTTTTTGCCTTCGGAGATACTTGGCATGCGTTAATTCGCAACAACAAAGGAGAGTACTTCTCAAACCGTTTCTAAATCAGAAACATTTGCCGTACAGCTTTACAATGACTACACAAACAGCGATTCAATCGCAACACAAAGCAACACATCGTTACGTACCAACAACATCCACTCCAATCTCGCCTGAAAAAGTAGCTTCCGTACTTGCAGCCGAATGGGATCTCTTCACGAAGAACACCAAAGGCTCAGAGCTCGAGAGCAAGCGCGCCTTCGACTCGCTTCCACTTGGCGTGACATCCAGCTTCCAGCACTGGGATCCATACCCAATTTCAATCGTCTCCGCCAAGGGCGCATACATGACCGATGTCGATGGTCGTCAGCTCCTTGACCTCTCAATGGGCTTCGGCGCAATGCTCGCCGGCCACCTCAACCCAGTTGTTATTGAAGAAGTTCAGGCATCTCTGAATCAGGGAATGCTCTTTGTTACTCCTTCACCTACTTCTACCGACGCTGCAGAGCGAATCTGTCAGCGCTTCGGAATCGATCAGGTTCGCTTCACCAACTCAGGAACAGAATCAACGATGTACGCCGTTCGCGTTGCTCGTTCTGCCACAGAGAAGATGGGCATCCTTAAAGTCGAAGGCGGTTACCACGGTAGCTACGATCCTTTTGTTGTCTCAGCAAAGCCACCTCTAAACAAAGCAGGCAAAGCTGAGAAGCCAACTCCATATGTTGAACCAAACTTGGTTCCAGGAGATATCTACGTTGTTCCTTACAACAACATCCCTGCACTAGAAAAGATGTTTAAGAAGAATGCAAAGAAGCTTGCATGTTTCATCGTTGAACCTGTTCTAGAAAACCTCGCCATCGTTCTTCCAGATGCTGGTTACCTCGAGCGTGTTCGCGAACTTTGCGATCAGTACAACGTCGTTCTTATCTTTGACGAAGTAAAGACAGGTCTTACAGCTGGTGCACACGGTGCAGCAATGCGCCTTGGTGTGAAGCCAGACCTTATTACTCTTGCAAAATCAATTGGTGGCGGACTTCCACTTGCTGCTTTCGGCGGCAAGAAGAAGTACATGGACTTCGTTACCAACGGCAAGATGGCGCACTTCGGTACCTTTAACGGTAATCCCCTTGCAATGGCAGGCGTTCGCGCAATCGATCGCATCTGTTCAGATGAAGCACTTGCAACTGCTGAAGAGTTCAACTTGCAGGCACTTACTCGCATCGGCGACATCATTGATGAGTACCAACTTCCAGCACATACAGTCGGTTTCGGAATCAAGGGCTGCGTTACATGGTCAACAACACCTGTTCGCAACTATCGCGATTACAAGGCAACTGACTTCGGTGTTGCAGAAGCACATTGGCTCTTCGCATTGAACCGCGGAATCATCACTCCTCCGGGACTCGATGAGCAGTGGTTGATCTCTTTGGCACACGGCCAGACAGAGATAGATCTACTTGTTGAAGATTTCCGCGACTTTGCTAAAGCTATTCGCGCGTAATTAAAGCTGCCACGCACGAACTCCGCCAGCAACTCCGGCAGAGTTCGGAACGATAACGACGTCATCGCCCATCAGGTTTAAGTCGCGCTGCTGAATGCTGTGTGAATTTCCGCCACCAATGTAAAGGCGATCCCATAGAAATACTGGGCGAAGTTCAGAGACCATCAAACGCACGCGACGTGACCAGAATGTATTTCCCATACGGTGGCGTTCGCGATCGCCAATCCATGTGTCATATGTAGTGTTTCGGCGAACTGTTGCATGTGACATTTCAAAGTGTGGAGAGAGCTTTCCACCGTGGAAGACAGAGAATCCAAGTCCTGTTCCGAGAGTCAACACGATTTCTAGACCTGAACCTGTAACGACGCCAGCACCATGTACTTCAGCATCGTTTAATACCTTTGCTGGCATGCCCAAACGTTCAGCAACAGCAGCTTCGGCATCAAATCCCCACCACTGATCCTTTAGTTCTTGGTTCATGCGTGTGTGCGGACCGGCATCATTGATGTAATGAGGCGTAGCAACGACAACACCGTTACGAATCATTCCTGGCAGACCAACTGTGACGCGAGCAGCCTTTGGAAGAGAGGTGGCGATCTCTTGCACAGTATCGAGAAAACGCTCAGTTGAAAGAGGATATGGAGTTTGCACTCGCGTTGGCGCTGCGTGCATGGTTCCGGATTCATCAAGCACACAGCTCTTAATAAATAGCCCACCACAGTCGATGGAGAGAGTGAATTGGCTCATGAGAGTGAATCCATAACTGTAATTGTTTCGCCGAAAACTAGATCCTTAGCAACTGCCTGCCAGCCCTTGCTGTTCTCATTGACCATATGCGCATCCCATGATGGGCGATCGCTCCAGATTTCCCAGACGTTTACAACGTTCTCTTTCTGGGTATCGCGATAGATATCGATAAATTCGCAACCAGCTTCAGTACGGATTACTGAGATGTGCTTGGAAAGGGCAGAGACAAATTCATCGTATTTACCTGGGCGCACATCAATAGCCACAAAGAGGAAGATTTTGCTCACTGGATAACGATACCTGCTTATCCAATCACTGGTAAATGCACATCAGGGATTCTATGTTCGCGATGAGCTACTACGGATGCGCTGTGATATTTCTCAATTTCAGCTAAGAAATTGGCATCTAGGTATGGACGACCATCGACGATTGAGCCCTGCACACCATCAATAACAGCGGCAACATCCTCCCCTGACATTGTTTTATGTGTCTCAAGCGCATGTGCCAACGCCAGTACTTGATTGCGATTCTCGCGCAAGATTTCTTCCGCTTGAGTCAACAACGTTCCTAAGTTCTCTTCAATGCGATCACTAAGAGCCATACGCATTTGCTTATCTGTGTCATCTTTACCTTTGCCACCACCAGGTGCACCCATCTCAAAACGACGGTTACTTACGTGGGAGGAAATAGTTGAACCCATTCCCCAATGGCCTTCCATCAAAGATGCGATTGTCGTTGCACTCTCGAGGTCTCCTGAAACACCAGATGAGTTATCGCCATCAAAGAACATTCGTTCGCCGGCAAGGGATGCAAGTGAAACCAAAATATCTGATTGGTATTCACTCTTCCAGCGGGTGAATTGATCATCTGGCGGAATACTTGCAACCATGCCTAGGTAATCAGAACCTTTCTCAATGGTTGCAAGATCAATAGACATATGTTGACGAGTGCGATGCGCCATGACTGCATGGCATGCTTCATGAACAGCAACTGCATGTCGCTCACGTTCAATGTATTCAACATCTTCAGATGGTCCAAGCTCCTTCTGCTGCTTGGCTTTGACGATATCTGACCACTCAATAGAAGTACGTCCATTGCGGATAGCCATAATGAGAGCTTCATTGATGGTGTCTTTGATTGTTGCTCCAGTTGCATATGGAGTAATTGTTGCAATCTTGTCGATTTCTTCGGCAGTAAGTGAGTGCGAAACCTTTGATAGGTAACCCTCGTAAGTGCGGATACGACCTGCCTTACTTGGATAACCAACGCGATACATGCGATCGATTCGACCAGGACGTAGTAGCGCTTCATCAAGAGCCTCGGGCATATTTGTAGCCATCACGACAAGAATTCGATACTTCGGAGGATTCTTTGGGCGCATTCCTAGTGTGCGACGCACAACTCTGTTGAAGAAACCACGAGGCTTCTTTAGCCCAGAAAGTTCAGTAAGGAGCGCTTGCAGCGTTCCCATTCCGCCGCCTCCGCCGCCTGCAGCACCACCCATAACAAACTTGTCCCGAGCTAGTGCAGATACTGCAGGTTCAGAAAGATATGCGCCGCCATGACAGTGGCTCTCAAATATTTTTGACTTCTCCATGGTTGAAGTTCGCTGAGGTCCACCTTGCGAAACGATTCCGCGGTTTCCTAGTGAATCTGCTTCATCGAAGAAGACAACTACTCCGCCATAACGCAGAGCCAACTTTCGAAGCTTGCGGAAAAGGCTCTTCACCTTAAGTACGCCAACACCAAAGAACATATTGGTAAATGCACCCGGATCTACGAACACGAATGGCTTTCCAGTTTCTCCCGCCATTGATTCAGCCATGAGTGTCTTGCCGGTTCCCGGAGGACCCCACAAGAGAATTCCCCCTGGAACATATCCTCCATGTTTTTCAATCTCTTCTGGAGTTTCTAGGAAGAGAAGATTTTCTCGGATGCGATTGAGAACGTGATCTTGTCCCCACACATCGCTAAAGCGAGTTCGAATGTCATCAGGGAAGTAAGTATCAACACCACCACGGCTCAAGAACCAGAAGATGGCTGCAAATTGAATGATGACAAAGAAGACTGCAAAGAGAAGTTGTCCAAGAAATGGCAGCGCAGAAAGAAATGCTTTAGGAGCTAAGAAGAGCGCTTTGATTGGAGGTTCGTCATAAATTGCTCCGAGAATTACCGCTAAGAGTGCAACTACCAGTGACCACTTAACTATGCGAGAGAGGCGAAAGCGAGTCCAGTCACTGAGTCGATGAACTTGGCGATCGGTAAATGCAAAGTATTTACTCCAAATACCGTGATAGGGAGCTAATAATTCAGCCAGAAGGAAGTGAATCTGGCGAACCACTTCAATAGCTGCAAGGACAAGTAACCAGCTCTTACTGCGTGCAGTTTCATTAAGTGCATCTTCAACGCTAAGAATTGGATTTTCGGCAAGGCTTGACCATGTGAGAACTAGGTAAGTAATACCGAAGAGAAGTAAGAACTTAACGCGGTCGTAGAACGAGAGATGAATTCGAGTCTTTCGGTCAGTATCGCGCGGACGGCTCGTTACTTTTTGTATCTCGCTCATTTGGCTCCCTCAACTGTGAATGTGCTGACAATCTCTTCAATAGCTTTCTTATTCTTCTGGTAGCACTTTGATAGACACCTTCCAATGAGGATATAAATGGTGGTGCGGTCATTGGACATCAGAGCCGTCTGGTTAAAAGTTTGTTGCTCTCCATCAATCGAGAACCGATAGATGGTTTGTACTCCCCGAGCGCCTTTCTCAACAACTTCGCGATCGGAGAGAATTTCAAAATCAGGCACGCCTAGCTCGGCGCCATCAGCGAGCTGCGTTACAGGAACAATCACATTGCGAAGCGAGTTGTAAGAGAAATCATTAGTTTCTTCCGCAGTTAAATCACGAACTCTGGCGAAGATCAACGGTGATGATGGAGGTTTAAGAGTAAATACTGAGGAAACCTTAACCTTGGTATCAGTTGAGTAAGCCACTTGCCATTTAACTAAAGATTCACGAGATTCTTCAGGATTCTCGGCTGATTTCTTCTCGAACTTACTCAACGCTGCAAAACTAAGACCCTTCCAGTTTTTTGGAACCGAGAAGAAGACGCCATCCTCTTTTGATGCCGGATATAACTGGGAACTTTCACCACAGGCCGAAAGCGATAGGGCCAAGGTCAAAACAAGACCTACGGTGCGGACTCTTCTCATTGCAAGATTCTGCCTGAGAATTGAGAGGTGCGCTAGACGAATTGTGGTAGCAATCCGTGGACTCAGCCTCTTTTTCTCGCTGAGTCGAGCGTGGATAGGCAAAAAGAAAAGCCCCCGGTGTGAAAGGCACCGAGAGCTTAACTTGTGCGCGCGAAGGGATTCGAACCCCTAACCTTCTGATCCGTAGTCAGATGCTCTATCCGTTGAGCTACGCACGCTTATTGAATTGTGTATTGCGAATGCGAATACTACAGGCTTTTTAACGCTCTGAAAAACTGACCTAAATCAGCGTAATTCGCTGCTTATCCACGCCATGACTGGCTGAGTGGGCGCCCCTCTGCATAACCAGATGCAGATTGAATTCCTACGACTGCGCGATCTGCAAACTCTGCAAGGTTATGTGCTCCTGCATATGTACATGATGAACGAAGTCCCGAAATAATTTCATCAATCAAATCTTCAACCCCTGGACGGTTTGGATCAAGGAACATCTTTGATGAAGAGATTCCTTCTTCAAAGAGTGACTTACGTGCACGATCAAATGCATCTTCTTGTGAAGTACGTGCATTAACTGCGCGCTTTGACGCCATACCGAATGATTCTTTATATGCACGGCCTGAGCTATCTCGCATCAAATCGCCGGGTGATTCATAAGTTCCTGCAAACCAAGAACCAATCATTACCTGTGAAGCACCTGCTGCAAGTGCCAGTGCGACATCGCGCGGATGGCGAACTCCGCCATCTGCCCAAACGTGTGCACCTAACTTCTTTGCTTCTGCGGCACATTCAAGAACTGCCGAAAATTGTGGGCGACCAACACCGGTCTGCATACGTGTTGTGCACATTGCACCAGGACCAACACCAACCTTAATAATTGTGGCTCCTGCAGCAACAAGATCACGAACGCCATCTGCAGTCACTACGTTTCCAGCAACAATTGGTACGTTCAGGTTTAGCTTCTTAATAAGCTGTAGAGCTTCAATCATCTTCCTCTGATGTCCGTGTGCTGTATCGACAACAAGCACATCAGCCCCGGCAGCAACTAACTTTGCGGCCTTATCGGCTACATCACCATTGATACCAACTGCTGCCGCGATGCGAAGCTTGTTCTGCTTATCAACTGCAGGTGTATATAAAGTCGCACGAAGTGCGCCTACCTTGGTGATAATTCCAACGAGTTCACCGTTCGCTGAAACCACTGGGGCAACGTTGCGAAGGCGCTCGTTGAGGAATTCAAAAGCTTGGCGTGGATCAAGAGTGTCAGGCATTGTTGTGAGCTCTTGCGTCATTACTTGGCTCAGCTGAGTAAAGCGATCAACGCCAGCTAAATCATCTTCAGTAACGATACCCACTGGCTTCTTGCCATCAACAATGACGATTGCTCCGTGCGCGCGCTTATGGATGAGAGATGCGGCATCAGCAACTGTCTCTTTAAGAGTCAGAGTGATTGGTGTTTCAAAGAATGTGTGGCGTGCTTTGACGGATGCGATGACGTCAGCGACAACAGGGATTGGAATATCTTGAGGAATAACAACCATTCCACCGCGGCGGGCCATGGTTTCAGCCATGCGACGACCGGCAATCGCGGTCATATTTGCAACGACTAGAGGGATTGTTGTTCCACTGCCATCGTTGGAAGTGAGATCAACTTCCATGCGGCTGGTGAGTTCCGAACTACTTGGAACCATGAATACATCGTCATAAGTGAGGTCATAGACCGGCTGGTTGATAAATCGCACGTACTGAAGCCTACCGCCGATAAGGCAGGGGCGACATAATCGCCTCATGATGCGCTGGCGCGGGGCGATGCTCGATATCTCTCGCCATTACTTTGATGCGGCCTTTATCAAGAAGACAATCTCGGCCCTGGCTGCCTTTGATTACAACACCCTTCATCTGCACCTGACTGATGACCAGGGGTGGAGACTCGAAAGCACAGTATTTCCACGCCTTCATGAAGTTGGTTCAGTGCGTAAGCAAAGCCAAAATAACCACGGACTACTTGAGCCTACTTATGATGGCAAAGAACATTCTGGCTATCTGACGCATGCTGATGTCCGCGACATTGTTAGCCATGCACAATCACTTGGGATGCAGGTTGTTCCTGAAATCAATATCCCAGGACATACCGGTGCGCTCTTAGCTGCTTATCCGCAATACGGAATCAATAAGAACAGCGTTGAGGTCAGCGGGCGATGGGGAATCTCGGATTACTTGCTACGTCCATTTCCAGAAACTTTTGAATTCCTTACCAAGGTATTTGAAGAAGTTGCCGAACTCTTTCCATCTGAATATATCCATGTCGGCGGAGATGAATCGCTGATCGATAACTGGCTGCAAGATGCTGAAGTTGTTGCCTTTATGAAAGAAAATGGATTTGCCACTACTAAAGAGCTCTTCATCTTCTTCATGAAGGAAGTAGAGAAGATAATTTCGGCCTTGGGCAAGAAGATGATTACTTGGGATGATGCATTCGCTTTTGATCCCGAGCAGGCAACCCATGCAACGGTTATGTCATGGCGTGGAGCTGCGATTGCTCAAATTGCACTCGACCATAATCGCGAAGTAATTCAAGGGCCTGTATTTCCAACGTACTTTGATTATGCGCAAGAAGTCTCTGTAGATGAACCGCTAGCAATTGGTGGACCCGTAACTCTTGATGATGTCTTGGCTTTCACGCCACTAGCCGGAGTCACTGGAGTTCAATTCCAACTATGGACCGAATACATCCAAACCCCGATGCATGCCGAGTACATGATGTGGCCGCGTGCCGCAGCACTTGCGTATCGTTGTTGGGGTGAAGGCAAGGATTTTGAAAGCTACTTCGAAAAAAGAAAGCCTAAACTCGACGCGCTGGGTGTCACCATTCGCGATTTAGACCCTCTAAAGCGAGCCAAAATCGCACACTTGGGCATAGGTGCTTACTACCGAGGTTTTGATACCGCTTCCATGATGGAAGCACTTGAGAAATCAGCAGTTGCCGGAGAAGTCGCACACGATTTCTAAAGTTTCTTTGCAACTCCGATTTGCCCATCGCGTTCAAAGATCACGTGGTATCCAATTGCCTGATAGAAAGCCAACGCATCTAAATTCTTAGAGCTCAGAATGAGATGAACCCCAACTGACCCAGCGCTTCGGAGAGA
Encoded proteins:
- a CDS encoding tryptophan 2,3-dioxygenase, with protein sequence MSENYDSALTYTSYLAVDDLLKLQTPLSDGPEHDEMLFIIIHQTYELWFKQLIHEFQQAQRALEDGNTHYALSILGRIRTIMKVCVAQVDILETMTPLQFNAFRGYLSSSSGFQSSQFRKVEAILGRRDSRMAGHLPPDMQAEIAEITSHNSIWDSFLDYLTKRGYSLPADVTGRDKSIAYISNPAVQDVLLTVHQSDPESAMVSERLVDIDEGIQEWRYRHVKMVERTIGHKMGTGGSSGVEYLASTLFNPVFRDLWEIRSRF
- a CDS encoding nitroreductase family protein produces the protein MKAETSVPVHEIIATRRSPRSFDESATINNDDLTAILEAARWAPSAFNGQPWRFFVGKRGDEVFAQILTSLGDFNKSWAKNASALILVAGKTTKNDGSIHADYQFDCGLAVSQLVVETHHRGLIAHQMTGFDKAIAQEELSIAPELIPVVVIAVGTQDAPEKLSGPLLERELAPRQRLPLNEIVVKGLPA
- a CDS encoding UDP-N-acetylglucosamine--LPS N-acetylglucosamine transferase, giving the protein MEKPTIILATSNGVGMGHLARASAIALALKEHANPIIVSMAGGIAEIPEYMGIRCEYIPGRDRMWMTRDKWDVYLRDRLLALVDETGAKVMTFDGVVPYPGVIAAKFSHSKLALVWVRRGLWQKKPQRFVLGLQSQMMDYIVEPGDYARAYDFGPTATRKDARLTSSVSLYQKQTALSRDEARKVLGLDLDRPAVLVQLGTGDSDVNEKMTAALSGLIGWKDLQVILTKQPLDKDGKSLAPEGLDIRVVRHFPLARVLHAFDAGVCATGYNGVHELLPALVPTVFVSNIRGTDDQEARAQWCHDMGFALRANQADLRDITSTVKKLQEPETRERLSKKCAELPDPTGGAEIAKILYDLAMQEEPVRPSWLRYQQLQLQVHINRGLRHIAWIGLRRLGLIYRFLHPHLVVQKIKEENPIWGSQNTAKELHPLIKGDQRFEHLITGASDAYIKRRKEIADEAYGTKIEVINIKKQ
- a CDS encoding aspartate aminotransferase family protein, which produces MTTQTAIQSQHKATHRYVPTTSTPISPEKVASVLAAEWDLFTKNTKGSELESKRAFDSLPLGVTSSFQHWDPYPISIVSAKGAYMTDVDGRQLLDLSMGFGAMLAGHLNPVVIEEVQASLNQGMLFVTPSPTSTDAAERICQRFGIDQVRFTNSGTESTMYAVRVARSATEKMGILKVEGGYHGSYDPFVVSAKPPLNKAGKAEKPTPYVEPNLVPGDIYVVPYNNIPALEKMFKKNAKKLACFIVEPVLENLAIVLPDAGYLERVRELCDQYNVVLIFDEVKTGLTAGAHGAAMRLGVKPDLITLAKSIGGGLPLAAFGGKKKYMDFVTNGKMAHFGTFNGNPLAMAGVRAIDRICSDEALATAEEFNLQALTRIGDIIDEYQLPAHTVGFGIKGCVTWSTTPVRNYRDYKATDFGVAEAHWLFALNRGIITPPGLDEQWLISLAHGQTEIDLLVEDFRDFAKAIRA
- a CDS encoding ROK family protein; translated protein: MSQFTLSIDCGGLFIKSCVLDESGTMHAAPTRVQTPYPLSTERFLDTVQEIATSLPKAARVTVGLPGMIRNGVVVATPHYINDAGPHTRMNQELKDQWWGFDAEAAVAERLGMPAKVLNDAEVHGAGVVTGSGLEIVLTLGTGLGFSVFHGGKLSPHFEMSHATVRRNTTYDTWIGDRERHRMGNTFWSRRVRLMVSELRPVFLWDRLYIGGGNSHSIQQRDLNLMGDDVVIVPNSAGVAGGVRAWQL
- a CDS encoding putative quinol monooxygenase, coding for MSKIFLFVAIDVRPGKYDEFVSALSKHISVIRTEAGCEFIDIYRDTQKENVVNVWEIWSDRPSWDAHMVNENSKGWQAVAKDLVFGETITVMDSLS
- a CDS encoding AAA family ATPase, giving the protein MSEIQKVTSRPRDTDRKTRIHLSFYDRVKFLLLFGITYLVLTWSSLAENPILSVEDALNETARSKSWLLVLAAIEVVRQIHFLLAELLAPYHGIWSKYFAFTDRQVHRLSDWTRFRLSRIVKWSLVVALLAVILGAIYDEPPIKALFLAPKAFLSALPFLGQLLFAVFFVIIQFAAIFWFLSRGGVDTYFPDDIRTRFSDVWGQDHVLNRIRENLLFLETPEEIEKHGGYVPGGILLWGPPGTGKTLMAESMAGETGKPFVFVDPGAFTNMFFGVGVLKVKSLFRKLRKLALRYGGVVVFFDEADSLGNRGIVSQGGPQRTSTMEKSKIFESHCHGGAYLSEPAVSALARDKFVMGGAAGGGGGGMGTLQALLTELSGLKKPRGFFNRVVRRTLGMRPKNPPKYRILVVMATNMPEALDEALLRPGRIDRMYRVGYPSKAGRIRTYEGYLSKVSHSLTAEEIDKIATITPYATGATIKDTINEALIMAIRNGRTSIEWSDIVKAKQQKELGPSEDVEYIERERHAVAVHEACHAVMAHRTRQHMSIDLATIEKGSDYLGMVASIPPDDQFTRWKSEYQSDILVSLASLAGERMFFDGDNSSGVSGDLESATTIASLMEGHWGMGSTISSHVSNRRFEMGAPGGGKGKDDTDKQMRMALSDRIEENLGTLLTQAEEILRENRNQVLALAHALETHKTMSGEDVAAVIDGVQGSIVDGRPYLDANFLAEIEKYHSASVVAHREHRIPDVHLPVIG
- a CDS encoding GuaB1 family IMP dehydrogenase-related protein; this encodes MRFINQPVYDLTYDDVFMVPSSSELTSRMEVDLTSNDGSGTTIPLVVANMTAIAGRRMAETMARRGGMVVIPQDIPIPVVADVIASVKARHTFFETPITLTLKETVADAASLIHKRAHGAIVIVDGKKPVGIVTEDDLAGVDRFTQLSQVMTQELTTMPDTLDPRQAFEFLNERLRNVAPVVSANGELVGIITKVGALRATLYTPAVDKQNKLRIAAAVGINGDVADKAAKLVAAGADVLVVDTAHGHQRKMIEALQLIKKLNLNVPIVAGNVVTADGVRDLVAAGATIIKVGVGPGAMCTTRMQTGVGRPQFSAVLECAAEAKKLGAHVWADGGVRHPRDVALALAAGASQVMIGSWFAGTYESPGDLMRDSSGRAYKESFGMASKRAVNARTSQEDAFDRARKSLFEEGISSSKMFLDPNRPGVEDLIDEIISGLRSSCTYAGAHNLAEFADRAVVGIQSASGYAEGRPLSQSWRG
- a CDS encoding beta-N-acetylhexosaminidase gives rise to the protein MMRWRGAMLDISRHYFDAAFIKKTISALAAFDYNTLHLHLTDDQGWRLESTVFPRLHEVGSVRKQSQNNHGLLEPTYDGKEHSGYLTHADVRDIVSHAQSLGMQVVPEINIPGHTGALLAAYPQYGINKNSVEVSGRWGISDYLLRPFPETFEFLTKVFEEVAELFPSEYIHVGGDESLIDNWLQDAEVVAFMKENGFATTKELFIFFMKEVEKIISALGKKMITWDDAFAFDPEQATHATVMSWRGAAIAQIALDHNREVIQGPVFPTYFDYAQEVSVDEPLAIGGPVTLDDVLAFTPLAGVTGVQFQLWTEYIQTPMHAEYMMWPRAAALAYRCWGEGKDFESYFEKRKPKLDALGVTIRDLDPLKRAKIAHLGIGAYYRGFDTASMMEALEKSAVAGEVAHDF